In Thunnus thynnus chromosome 4, fThuThy2.1, whole genome shotgun sequence, the DNA window gagagaggagacagagaaaggggaAATTAAATATCCTCTAATGAACTAAATCTGCTATATATGAACATAAATGCAGGAATTAAGACAAAAAAtgagataataataatcagcTTGGCCAACCTTTTTGCTTCTCTGTGGTGCAACATATCCCCTCTCCTCTGCCCGAGCTGTAgacaggagacacacacactcggcTGCTTTGGGCGAGGTGTGTGAGCCGCGTTGAACGAGAGGTAGGGGGCAGGTAGACAGAGGACATGGACGGCTTTGAGGGCTTTGAGGAGCTGTGGGAGTTTTCTCTCTCCCAGCTAAGCCAGTAGCCTTTCAGGCCCTCCTCATTGGCCCGCCATGCTACCTGCACCTCCTGATGCTCCACTGGGGTCAGCTGAAGGTCAGCCAGGACAGGCAGAGCTGCTTCAGGTAATCGTGGAAAATACATAGAAGGAAACAACAGAAAGATGTAAACAGCCTGGTCATGTGAAGCTGAtacaacatggaaaaaaaagtagaacTGATTTACAAAGGAAATCTGAACTGGCAGCATCTAAAGGTCAGCTTTCAATAATGTGGAATAAACAGAACAAATGCGACGCTTTCAACCAAAGACAACTGAATTACAAGTGAAGcacaaagatataaaaatgtcaaattgaaAGCGTACCCTTCTGAGTGCATGCTTTCACAGACATGGCTCTTTCCTTTCCATTCACATGCAGAGCGCTGACTGTGACCAGGTACTGAGTGCCTGGCTCCAGGCCAGTCAGTAAGGTGGAATTCTGCTGACTGGATAACGTCACGGTCTTGACCCGACCGCTTGGAATTGCTCCATACTCCACAGTGTATCTCTGGACCCGAGCTGGCTGTAGAGGACTCCAGCTCACACGGATCTGATGAGGGCCGGAGTCTGACACTGAGACCGCTGCCGGTCTTAAAACATCTGAGGGGAGTGCAGGCAGGTGAGATGATGACAAATTTAGGTATTAAGTAGAATCAGAAACCCTATTGTGGCTTTAATTGCAGTACAGTTGTACAAATAAAGAGTTGTATATGTTTGTGCAAACTGTAAATTTGAAGACAGGCAAACTGATGTTGTTGATGGAAAACATGCAGTAAGTGGCTCCCTAATGACATGGTCATCTGCCTAGAAACAAACCTCCTGACATAGACTCAGCCTGTTGAATGACTGGTTCtccagttttattatttatttctttgaaaaaaaaaaacagaaattgaaGCATTTGTAGTTTATTGACTCTTGGGCTaaatccatctgctgaggatGATTGTGAGCAATTATTGAAAACTCTGAATCAGAACAGCTACTGAATGGACCTTGTTATGAGATTGTTTTGCCAACTGTTTCCATCTAGTTCTTCCTTCCGTTTCCCTTTTTGTCATGAATTGTCAGACACAGACATTTAGAGTGAAAATCCAACTTAAATTAAATCCTCTCACCAGGAAGAGTGGTGAAGATAACAGAGAGGGTGTTAAACAGCCTCTCGTTGGACTCCGGGCGGAGGGACGCTGTGTAGGTGGTGTCAGGCTGCAGGTTGGTCAGCtctatgaagctggagccaccTGAGAGATTGTGTCTGGtctcagtatttgtattcaaCATGGAGTTGTACCAGAGTTCATAGAAACCACTGCCTGCGCTTAGAACAGGACGCCACTGCAGCACAGCACTATGGGAAGTCAAGTCAACCACACTCAGCCGTTCTGCACCAATAATTTCTGTAAACAAGACAAGATGGGAGAAAATAGCGAGAGGCAAAGAGAGATCAAGAAAAGTGAGTACATTTGAATGTAAGTGAGCCATTATGTagttaaaaaaacacttcttctgtgtaaaaataatcatttaacaTCTGCTATGAATGGAGTGACAGCTTCTATGCGCTAAACTTCatatttcaaacacacacatactgatgaTGGCCTCCCTTATGTCCTGTGTGATGATGTCGATGTTATCTATGTCCACAGAGTAGAGGTGGGACTCCAGAGGAGGCGTCACTGCACGTTGTAGCACCCGGTAGTTGCCGTGTACTGTAGACACAGCCAACACAGAAACTCCCTGCGCCTTCAGCTTTGACATCGGCTCATCCACCTCTCCAGGCTGCACACCATCAGTCAGCCACAGCAGAATCTTTGGCacgtctgtctttgtctctgtcaggAGCTGCTCGGCCACCTTGAGTGCCGCCTCAGTGTTGGTGTCTCCCTGCAGCTGCGTGACACTCCACAAAGCTTTCTGTAGACTTTCCTGATTGTTGTGGGCGTCCAGGCCGAACTCCAGGTTAGGCATGGTTCCCACCTGCAGCAGGCTGACTCTCACGTGCCCACGGCCTAGCGAAAAGGGGCGGAACAGCTCGGCAGCGAAGAACAGCAGGCGCGAGAACTCGTAGTTAGCCACGCTTCCTGAGGAGTCCAGCAAAATGACAATATCCCCTTCACAGCAGTTCAACACTGcacaagaggaggaaaaacaggaagGTTATTTGAATATGTGGGTGCCTTCTTGTTTTGACTGACAGATTAACTAGTTACCATTTTGCAAATTGATGCCACAATACAACCTTTAAgtctgcattaactgatttttttgggcacttgggggcagcggaaaCAACCTGTCGACACTGACATAATATTActttgttagcaaacagttccCAGCAGATGTGTAAATAtgattatcattcatttggaggtgtgtttctggccaccttaAGAGTGTAAGTGCAGTTTTCAATctcattttagctctgtttttggtctccacgaattcctgagagaaatatctggctctttatctgctaaatgGTCCACtcgctagttgctaactttgctTGTCTTCTGTTTGGTACTGGATGAGTAGTGTACAGGGGGTTTctagagcttttttgctgaaaaagaTGCTGAtgagtgaaccaaaactgtaACCTTACTAGAACCAAAACGAAAGACGCTGTGACACTCTGCAGAGCTCTAAGTCTACAAAGTCTGTCTCTAAGTCTATAAATAATTCTCAATGTCTAGATGATTCTCCGTGGCTTCATCACAATGAGCCACACCTTTCAAAAAGACATTTGATTCAtgctaatataaaaaaatcattatagCAGTTTTAGAGTAGAGCTTCCCCCCTTTAAGATACTGGATGAGGGCAAAGACAGGCAAGTTTTTAATTAATGGTTAACAtgaatttttcatcaaat includes these proteins:
- the LOC137181555 gene encoding von Willebrand factor A domain-containing protein 1-like isoform X1, with translation MKSFLLGCVFLLAMLQRSNMQITVPATVLNCCEGDIVILLDSSGSVANYEFSRLLFFAAELFRPFSLGRGHVRVSLLQVGTMPNLEFGLDAHNNQESLQKALWSVTQLQGDTNTEAALKVAEQLLTETKTDVPKILLWLTDGVQPGEVDEPMSKLKAQGVSVLAVSTVHGNYRVLQRAVTPPLESHLYSVDIDNIDIITQDIREAIIKIIGAERLSVVDLTSHSAVLQWRPVLSAGSGFYELWYNSMLNTNTETRHNLSGGSSFIELTNLQPDTTYTASLRPESNERLFNTLSVIFTTLPDVLRPAAVSVSDSGPHQIRVSWSPLQPARVQRYTVEYGAIPSGRVKTVTLSSQQNSTLLTGLEPGTQYLVTVSALHVNGKERAMSVKACTQKAALPVLADLQLTPVEHQEVQVAWRANEEGLKGYWLSWERENSHSSSKPSKPSMSSVYLPPTSRSTRLTHLAQSSRVCVSPVYSSGRGEGICCTTEKQKDSSQRG
- the LOC137181555 gene encoding von Willebrand factor A domain-containing protein 1-like isoform X2 — its product is MKSFLLGCVFLLAMLQRSNMQITVPATVLNCCEGDIVILLDSSGSVANYEFSRLLFFAAELFRPFSLGRGHVRVSLLQVGTMPNLEFGLDAHNNQESLQKALWSVTQLQGDTNTEAALKVAEQLLTETKTDVPKILLWLTDGVQPGEVDEPMSKLKAQGVSVLAVSTVHGNYRVLQRAVTPPLESHLYSVDIDNIDIITQDIREAIIKIIGAERLSVVDLTSHSAVLQWRPVLSAGSGFYELWYNSMLNTNTETRHNLSGGSSFIELTNLQPDTTYTASLRPESNERLFNTLSVIFTTLPDVLRPAAVSVSDSGPHQIRVSWSPLQPARVQRYTVEYGAIPSGRVKTVTLSSQQNSTLLTGLEPGTQYLVTVSALHVNGKERAMSVKACTQKALPVLADLQLTPVEHQEVQVAWRANEEGLKGYWLSWERENSHSSSKPSKPSMSSVYLPPTSRSTRLTHLAQSSRVCVSPVYSSGRGEGICCTTEKQKDSSQRG